A genomic window from Chaetodon auriga isolate fChaAug3 chromosome 13, fChaAug3.hap1, whole genome shotgun sequence includes:
- the enox1 gene encoding ecto-NOX disulfide-thiol exchanger 1 isoform X1: MASAADGVGSLGSEQNHLSVPVSDHGAWATAMNNLGIMPVGIGGQQLVSDSLCIQRFDPGLGLIAPINPMMAGISLVPPPPVPPDMPVIKEIIHCKSCTLFPQNPNLPPPSTRERPPGCKTVFVGGLPENATEEIIREVFDQCGEITAIRKSKKNFCHIRFSEEFMVDKAIYLSGYRMRIGSSTDKKDSGRIHVDFAQARDDLYEWECKQRLLAREERHRRKIHEDRLRPPSPPPIVHYSEHEAALLAERLKDDHKFSEATAVLFTWIDRGEVNRRTANHFYSMIQSANSHVRRLMGEKAQHEEEMERAKETFKNALMSILTQFEQITTVFTAATRQKAWDHFSKAQRKNIDIWRKQCEELRNAHSEEIMGIRREEEMEMSDDDSDESPCKRLRTGENGVYDQTQASLKEENDSLRWQLDAYRNEVELLRKEQSRSSRADDEHTHTHTHSPEAQIQLLQQSMHSMQQQLLSLQEKLTSKEAELEQAKEEHRYLEGEVLTLRDKLLSSNVEAVEGTNGELHEKGINGCVPSLYHSRERRNEVIMRGGVASEKEALLLGIISTFLHVHPFGANLEYLWSYIQRLDSKVSAGELERLMVRLPSMFRQELSGVGATLEKRWKFCGFDSLGSA, from the exons ATGGCCAGCG CAGCAGATGGTGTAGGCAGTCTGGGTTCTGAGCAGAACCACCTGAGCGTCCCTGTCAGTGATCATGGAGCCTGGGCGACGGCCATGAACAACCTGGGCATCATGCCTGTGGGCATCGGCGGGCAGCAGCTGGTTTCAG ACTCTCTGTGTATCCAGAGGTTCGACCCTGGCCTGGGACTCATCGCACCCATAAACCCCATGATGGCGGGCATCAGCCTGGTCCCTCCGCCACCCGTACCCCCCGACATGCCGGTCATCAAGGAGATCATCCACTGCAAGAGCTGCACTCTCTTCCCTCAGAACCCCA ACCTGCCCCCTCCATCGACGCGGGAGCGCCCCCCCGGCTGTAAAACGGTGTTTGTCGGAGGTTTGCCGGAGAACGCCACCGAGGAAATCATCAGGGAAGTGTTCGACCAGTGCGGGGAAATCACCGCCATCCGCAAGAGCAAGAAGAACTTCTGCCACATCCGCTTCAGTGAGGAGTTCATGGTGGACAAAGCTATTTACCTGTCAG ggTATCGGATGCGTATCGGCTCCAGCACCGATAAAAAGGACTCTGGGAGGATCCATGTGGACTTCGCCCAGGCCAGAGACGACCTGTACGAATGGGAGTGTAAACAGCGCCTCCTGGCCAGAGAGGAAAGACACCGCCGCAAGATCCACGAAGACCGACTGCGACCGCCGTCTCCTCCACCCATCGTGCACTACTCTGAACATGAGGCAGCGCTGTtagcagagaggctgaaag ATGACCATAAGTTCAGCGAGGCCACGGCGGTGCTGTTCACCTGGATCGACCGCGGCGAAGTCAACCGCCGGACCGCCAATCACTTCTACTCCATGATCCAGTCGGCCAACAGCCACGTCCGGCGGCTGATGGGTGAGAAGGCTCAGCacgaggaggagatggagcgCGCCAAGGAGACCTTCAAGAACGCCTTGATGTCCATCCTGACGCAGT TCGAGCAGATCACCACCGTTTTCACCGCCGCCACCAGGCAAAAGGCATGGGACCATTTCTCAAAAGCTCAGCGCAAGAACATAGACATTTGGCGCAAGCAGTGTGAG GAGCTGAGAAACGCCCACAGTGAGGAGATCATGGGCATCAGacgggaggaggagatggagatgtCCGATGACGACTCGGATGAAAGTCCCTGTAAGAGGCTGCGGACTGGGGAGAACG GAGTGTACGATCAGACTCAGGCGTCTCTGAAGGAGGAGAACGACTCCCTGCGCTGGCAGCTGGATGCCTACAGGAACGAGGTGGAGCTCCTGAGGAAGGAGCAGAGCCGATCGAGCCGAGCTGAtgacgaacacacacacacgcacacacacagtcctgaggCTCagatccagctgctgcagcagagcatgCACAGCATGCAGCAG cAACTCCTGAGCCTGCAGGAGAAGCTGACGAGTAAGGAAGCTGAGCTGGAGCAGGCCAAAGAGGAGCATCGCTACCTGGAGGGGGAGGTGCTCACCCTTCGAGACAAG ctgctgagcAGTAATGTGGAGGCTGTGGAGGGAACCAACGGAGAGCTGCATGAGAAG gggATCAATGGGTGTGTACCTTCACTGtaccacagcagagagaggaggaacgaGGTCATCATGAGAGGAGGTGTTGCATCGGAAAAGGAGGCCCTGCTTCTGG GCATCatctccaccttcctccacgTCCACCCGTTTGGGGCCAACCTTGAGTATCTGTGGTCGTACATCCAGAGACTGGACTCGAAG gtgtcGGCGGGGGAGCTGGAGCGTCTGATGGTCCGTCTTCCCTCCATGTTCAGGCAGGAGCTGAGCGGCGTTGGTGCGACTCTGGAGAAGCGGTGGAAGTTCTGCGGTTTTGACAGCCTCGGTTCAGCATGA
- the enox1 gene encoding ecto-NOX disulfide-thiol exchanger 1 isoform X2, with amino-acid sequence MASADGVGSLGSEQNHLSVPVSDHGAWATAMNNLGIMPVGIGGQQLVSDSLCIQRFDPGLGLIAPINPMMAGISLVPPPPVPPDMPVIKEIIHCKSCTLFPQNPNLPPPSTRERPPGCKTVFVGGLPENATEEIIREVFDQCGEITAIRKSKKNFCHIRFSEEFMVDKAIYLSGYRMRIGSSTDKKDSGRIHVDFAQARDDLYEWECKQRLLAREERHRRKIHEDRLRPPSPPPIVHYSEHEAALLAERLKDDHKFSEATAVLFTWIDRGEVNRRTANHFYSMIQSANSHVRRLMGEKAQHEEEMERAKETFKNALMSILTQFEQITTVFTAATRQKAWDHFSKAQRKNIDIWRKQCEELRNAHSEEIMGIRREEEMEMSDDDSDESPCKRLRTGENGVYDQTQASLKEENDSLRWQLDAYRNEVELLRKEQSRSSRADDEHTHTHTHSPEAQIQLLQQSMHSMQQQLLSLQEKLTSKEAELEQAKEEHRYLEGEVLTLRDKLLSSNVEAVEGTNGELHEKGINGCVPSLYHSRERRNEVIMRGGVASEKEALLLGIISTFLHVHPFGANLEYLWSYIQRLDSKVSAGELERLMVRLPSMFRQELSGVGATLEKRWKFCGFDSLGSA; translated from the exons ATGGCCAGCG CAGATGGTGTAGGCAGTCTGGGTTCTGAGCAGAACCACCTGAGCGTCCCTGTCAGTGATCATGGAGCCTGGGCGACGGCCATGAACAACCTGGGCATCATGCCTGTGGGCATCGGCGGGCAGCAGCTGGTTTCAG ACTCTCTGTGTATCCAGAGGTTCGACCCTGGCCTGGGACTCATCGCACCCATAAACCCCATGATGGCGGGCATCAGCCTGGTCCCTCCGCCACCCGTACCCCCCGACATGCCGGTCATCAAGGAGATCATCCACTGCAAGAGCTGCACTCTCTTCCCTCAGAACCCCA ACCTGCCCCCTCCATCGACGCGGGAGCGCCCCCCCGGCTGTAAAACGGTGTTTGTCGGAGGTTTGCCGGAGAACGCCACCGAGGAAATCATCAGGGAAGTGTTCGACCAGTGCGGGGAAATCACCGCCATCCGCAAGAGCAAGAAGAACTTCTGCCACATCCGCTTCAGTGAGGAGTTCATGGTGGACAAAGCTATTTACCTGTCAG ggTATCGGATGCGTATCGGCTCCAGCACCGATAAAAAGGACTCTGGGAGGATCCATGTGGACTTCGCCCAGGCCAGAGACGACCTGTACGAATGGGAGTGTAAACAGCGCCTCCTGGCCAGAGAGGAAAGACACCGCCGCAAGATCCACGAAGACCGACTGCGACCGCCGTCTCCTCCACCCATCGTGCACTACTCTGAACATGAGGCAGCGCTGTtagcagagaggctgaaag ATGACCATAAGTTCAGCGAGGCCACGGCGGTGCTGTTCACCTGGATCGACCGCGGCGAAGTCAACCGCCGGACCGCCAATCACTTCTACTCCATGATCCAGTCGGCCAACAGCCACGTCCGGCGGCTGATGGGTGAGAAGGCTCAGCacgaggaggagatggagcgCGCCAAGGAGACCTTCAAGAACGCCTTGATGTCCATCCTGACGCAGT TCGAGCAGATCACCACCGTTTTCACCGCCGCCACCAGGCAAAAGGCATGGGACCATTTCTCAAAAGCTCAGCGCAAGAACATAGACATTTGGCGCAAGCAGTGTGAG GAGCTGAGAAACGCCCACAGTGAGGAGATCATGGGCATCAGacgggaggaggagatggagatgtCCGATGACGACTCGGATGAAAGTCCCTGTAAGAGGCTGCGGACTGGGGAGAACG GAGTGTACGATCAGACTCAGGCGTCTCTGAAGGAGGAGAACGACTCCCTGCGCTGGCAGCTGGATGCCTACAGGAACGAGGTGGAGCTCCTGAGGAAGGAGCAGAGCCGATCGAGCCGAGCTGAtgacgaacacacacacacgcacacacacagtcctgaggCTCagatccagctgctgcagcagagcatgCACAGCATGCAGCAG cAACTCCTGAGCCTGCAGGAGAAGCTGACGAGTAAGGAAGCTGAGCTGGAGCAGGCCAAAGAGGAGCATCGCTACCTGGAGGGGGAGGTGCTCACCCTTCGAGACAAG ctgctgagcAGTAATGTGGAGGCTGTGGAGGGAACCAACGGAGAGCTGCATGAGAAG gggATCAATGGGTGTGTACCTTCACTGtaccacagcagagagaggaggaacgaGGTCATCATGAGAGGAGGTGTTGCATCGGAAAAGGAGGCCCTGCTTCTGG GCATCatctccaccttcctccacgTCCACCCGTTTGGGGCCAACCTTGAGTATCTGTGGTCGTACATCCAGAGACTGGACTCGAAG gtgtcGGCGGGGGAGCTGGAGCGTCTGATGGTCCGTCTTCCCTCCATGTTCAGGCAGGAGCTGAGCGGCGTTGGTGCGACTCTGGAGAAGCGGTGGAAGTTCTGCGGTTTTGACAGCCTCGGTTCAGCATGA